TGATTTTCTTAACCCATAGACCGGTAATAAAGGGTGTCAGAAATTAGCAAGGGAATCCTCCAAACAAGAGACAACATAAAACCAGCATAAAACCCATATTACACAGTTGGCAACCAAGCCTCTGACGGTCCAAGGTAAATCTGACCTTGGTAGGAATTAGGTTTGGTTATCAACCTTCTACACGGTGGGAAAGTAACAAGATTGCAGTGGACAGAAGCCTCATTGCCGACATTAAAACATGtcacaaaattatttcgtctacGTGTAAACTCCAGTCTTAATATAAGTAAGCTTCTTGATTGTACCTAATTAATCAATAGAAGAATTGGACGTTACAGATCCCTAAGTTATCCTACGACGAGGCTTACTGCCAACGCtagaagtacctacttactcaaGAGCGTAAAACGCGTTAAAATATCCTTTAAGAAAATTAACACtaacatatcatatcatatcatatcatatcatttattcagtaatagtcatacattgtcatttatatatacaattcacttaatgaactaaggataatatagaattaactaaaaaaattacatgtcaaTTTGCATAATAAAAGATGGAATgttcatatttttatataagtaaaaaattaataaatgtcaGGTCTTATTGCTCTCGTTAATAAACTCATTTAGGGAGTAATAGGCCTTCCGAACCAATAAACATTTCAAGCGCGAGTTAAAACCCGAAATGGTGTTCATGTTTTTAATGTCACATGGGATGTTATTGTAAATCTTAATGCCAACTACGTGTATACTATTGCCAGTCTTCCTAAGGCGATGAGTGGACTGGTCCAAGTCATGCTGGCGAATGTCCCGGAATCTTTTGCTGTTCCACTGTTTCTTAGGGAACGAAGACAAGTTCGCTCGGACGTACTTTGCCACCTCGAGAATAAACAGGGAGGGGAGTGTTAAAATGCGGAAATTAATGAAAAGTTGGCGGGCAGGTGTATCTGGGGCAACTCTCGCCATTGTCCTAATAATCTTTTTCTGAATGACAAATGGCCGGTCTCTGTCTGCAGCGAGGCCCCACAGCTCTAGTCCGTATGACAGGACTGAATGGAGATACGCGTAGTAGGCCTTGACAATGTTTGGGCGTGACAGGTTGGGCACAAGGCGAGAAATGACGAAATGTGCAGAACTTAATTTGGCGCACACCTTATCGATTTGACATTGCCATTGAAGGCCTCGGTCAAAGATGAAACCAACAAAACATGCGCTATTAGTTGTCGGCAGGGGCACATTTTGTACATTTACCTGCATAAGGCTGTTTACCTATATTATCGGTAGAAGTAGCTACAGGTTGTTTAAGATCGAACTCTAACAGCTTTGTCTTATCCAGATTTAGGATCATTCCGTTTGCCCGAAACCACCCTAAAAGTCTACAGGTGACAGATTGGACGTTCTCGCACAGTTGTGCCCTATTTTCCGCGTTTACTATAGCGCAAATATCGTCGGCATACATGACAAAATCAACCGTAGGTGAGTCATAGGGGAGATCGTTCATAAGTAGAACAAACAGGTTATTGCCTACGTTAGACCCCTGGGGAACTGATCTATCACCGATCGGCTCAGCTACTGACCTCTCACTATTCACCTCCACAGCCTGATATCGATTCGCTAAGAAGGAAGTAATAATCGCGAGTGGTATACCACGGACACCATAATGCTCGAGTATCTCTCTCATCTCTCATAGGTAGTACTTAAGAAAGTACTCGACGATAACATTTAACTGACTATCATATCAGTGGATGTTTATAATTAACTCTGTCAGTTAACACAGTTTGGACATGCAACACGTCATGAAAAGAAAACACATTTTACGCTTTTGAGTCGctagaagtacctacctataatacaGTGCTTCTGCATAGGAGTTGCTTTTTGACGGCTACCTACCTTGATTTTTAATGATGGAAAAATGGTTTTGGTACTTTTTTAGAAACCGCGTGAAACCGGCGTTCATCCGTTTTACACCTTATGTTAATTAATGACGCAACAGACATCAAAAATAGCAACTTCAATGCTTGCACTCGAAAAACTTCACTTacgagaaaaatatatttaagtctAGCACAAAGAACGGACGAATCTACAACAGCCTGTAAGTCCAAAGGGACAGGGGGCTTTGGAGTCGAGCCACGTGGGGGGGTTCTCGACCCCCCACCAGAAGTAAATGTAGCTGGGAATCTCCTCCATTGCGTTGAGCGCTTCGAGCGCGGCGTTCCCCTAAATCGTGCAGCTCGATATCCCCCGCGCCTACTCCTGAATCTGGTGTCAATGCTGCCAACGCTCGAACGTCAGGCCCTAAGTAGTGAGGATTACAAAACCCAAGCGATGCCCCTGATAGTCTATTAACTCGCTCAGCACTAGCGTAATCTGAGGTTGACAGCTCACCCTCCTCCTCTTCGGTAGTAGTCACGTCTTTACTAAACCTGACTGAGGCAGATTTAGGAATCGCTACGACTTTTGGCGTATCGAGCCGTCGCATTTGAACATCATCTTTCCTGCGCATACTCTCTATTTCACGCTTCATATCTTCCTCCTCATCGGAGTCTAGATAGACTAGCTTAGCTGCCTCAATAGGGGATAAAACTGGGGTTGGAAGGATCATATCGGCGAAATCTGGCACTGATATAGGTTCCCGAGAGATATCAGAACGGAAGCGTTCGGCCTCATCAGCTTCTTTAGGGCCGGCGTCGCTCGAGCGTTCTATGACGTATGAGGAATGGGATTTCGATAGCTGGGAGTTGGCTAAGCTTTCCGTGGAGTCTTGGCCTAGGGCGGAATAACTACAGCGGGCGGCTCGTCGCATATGTATGGAAGATAGTCTGGAAAGTTCCTTGAGAAGACTTGCGGGGGGGTCTGGACGGGGTGCGACAGGAGTAGGTGCTGGGGCGGAACGGATTCGACGTGGGGCGCCGGGCACTAGGAGCGCGCAGCAGTCTACGCGAGGTGAGGGCCAGTTTACGCTCTGCACGATGCGCTCCCATGTCTCCGTCGCTGGAAGATTAAAGAGAAATCAGACAGGAAATATATATCAAAACCTAATCATGACGCTTGTCTACTGTTTGTCTAAATAGTGAGATTTCGCGATATATAGGTACAGGTGGAGAAATATTGGGCTCTTTTTGATAGATGCATAATTATTTCGAAAAATTCGAATTGAGCTTTCTCAAAGATTTATGGACGCTGTCCTGGAGGGATCAGTAAGTTCTTTCACTAGCTTTGTCGTAGCGTATTTAAAAGTAGTAGGTGCAGGTacgtatacatatacataccgAAGTGAAACCTCCACAACTCGTTGGAAGCATGACCGTCAACTTCCCCTCCAAAGATGTAAAGATGGGCCCCCGCGCGCAGCCCCGCGTGGCCGACGCGCGCGCCGGGCCAGCCGCGGGAGCCGCGTGCGGGACGCACTGCCGTCCATACTCGGGACACTGGAAAACAAATATTTTCTTAGAAAACTTCGCTTGTTTCATTAAGCGAACGCGAGTAAGGCATCTCAACTAGGCATCTCTGTTTTAgattgaaaaaaatttttttttctattttgcgACATGTTCACCTCTGTAGGTATAAGTCGCATTTATCAACCGATTCTTGTGAAATAGTGACCAGGTTCGAAAATGAATATGGACCGGGAAAGACTAAGCTTTATAAAAGGGACGCTGAATACGATCGTGCGAATTGGAGAAGGAAATAATCGGAAACAACCATTTATGATCCAAAAGTAGTACCTGTGAGGGTACAATCAAAATTAATAAACGCTAAGACGAAGAGACAgacaagaaattaaaaaaatattatcgaCTATAATAAATGGAGGAGAGGCAGATGTTCTTTCTTACTAGTGTCATAGTGCCACAGATCAGCACAAGCTCTCAAATCGCTCTGTCCTCCATGCACGTAGAGCCTTGCATCGTGCAGGGCAGCCGCATGCCGGTGCCGGGCCGGGCCGGCATTGGCTGTTCGTACTTGGTGCCAGGATTCCGATTCTGTAACAGAAAATAAGGGTGAATACAATAAATTAACAGAAGTTTTTGTCCAGCTGTGCTTATGTTTATAAAACTTACCATAGTGAAAAGCCCACAGCTCATTAGTAGATCCCCTCAAATCCTTATAACCGCCAAAGACCAGCAGACAATCCTTCAGAGCGTGAGCAGAATGTCCTCGTCTTCCCCTAGGTCCGGCTCCGCCGCCGCGGGCTCGTGGGCCTCGGCGTCCAGGGGGCGCCGGTTGGCCGGGCAACTTGCGCCATGAACCGAGCTGGAATGACGAAATAAACCGAGTGAAAATCTTTAAAAATCCGTAGTACGTGTTGGGTCCCGGAAATGATGCTATGAAAACTGCAAAAAGCAGAGGTAACGATTGTAAATAGTTACCTCTGTGTCATACACCCAAAGTGGTGTATCGCCCAGCGCACCAGCTTCGCCACCGAAAACATAAAGTTTGTTGCCGTGTGCGGTACAAGAGTGTTCTTGTAAAGATGGCGGTGGCTCGCCGCGGCACGCTAGACGCTCCCATTCTCCTGTGGCTGTAACAAAAGAACAATCACTGTTATAACTAATCTTGTAAAATAATCTCTAATGATGACGGACATTTCTGTACACACATTATTGTGCACCCTGTTAAAAAGAGTTCGTAAAGAGTTGAGTAATAATAATTCCTAATCTGAACGGGAACTTTCTTAGTGGAAACTTGCATGAGAATTTTCTCATGAAAGTTTCCAGAATTTACGGAATTTTTGACAATGTTCTGCTACTTCCGCATTGCTAGTATAACTAAGCCAAGAATGTGTATATTAATATGAACGACTAGCATTTTCAACAACGGCACTTTATAAACCAacaacataatacttaaatacgaCTCTCGTAATTCTAACTAAAGCATAAATATAATTGCAAGGCCGGCATCTCGGTTCAGTCGCCGTTACTAATGACATCGTTAGGATTTGCGCCTCCGCTGACTCATGTGATGTCTTTTATTTATCCTACTTCCCATTTATCATATAcggaaaatgtttttattattcgTAAAGCGATTCCTTTTCAGCTAAATAGATTTCAACGGATTTCTAAGCTGATTTTCAGGAGGATTAACATTTACGAGAAATATCATAtctacaggatgattcatgagacgtgagcaggattaatcctgcacactcagtaactgataattgatcgatcaccgtcgtatttaggtgaaacaaccacactttttcctatttcttaactttttggtgagggcaaatttaattctctaccatcatggtcaccctacaagacctaatgaATAAACacaaaacctctttaaccgtaatgacagcattttgattacgatgaaaataaactgtcaacttgagtgagatacgagttttcaaaagtaaccataccgtgatgacagtgatgacattcaatttgacacagaatatcggtagtttagtaatctaattttagggtgaccatgcatgtcgtaaataaattaataactttttttttcaacacgactagaaaatttacGTTAACCttactaatactgatacgaaacagttgcttataatttacgaaatgcgcagtgttagtcctgctcacgtctcctgaatcaccctgtataccaaatatttatattaggtacctatacctaggtATTATCGTGTCGATGTTAAGTATTGTCGATGTagagcataattatttttcatagttttttcacggaaacgtacgaacgtgtcttgctatttcagtcagtctcggtacaaaaagtactgatgtCGACTGAAAGTAGCATGAGTTATCGTTACGTAATCTTAGTTTTGATTTGTCGTCGATTAACTTCCTCTTTCCTCTTCTAGCCATTCTGTAAATTCAGTTATACTAAATAGCCTATTATAAAGCATAACTACTGAAACTCAAATACAATAGACACACAAAGAGACAGCGCAAAGCTAAACTGAGTCAAGAACTTCAAGGAGACACGTTTCTAGATGGCAACCACCGATTAATTCTGCCGAGCCGTCAGAAAAGCGGCTGATTCGAGCTCGGCAGCCGCTCTCGACCTGATTAGGCTCACAGACTACACAGACACTGCATTATGAAACGTTAGTACACCGCAAGATTAcacaaatataattattttataatttatataaaccTCACATCGGTCACCTATTatgaatgggagaggatcgggctgccAAGACGCGGCGTACCTGATGGGAAGACCGACTGGTAGCCGCCCGGTAGGTCGGGCCAGATAGCGCTGGGGAGACAGTGTGGAAGCGGATCTGCGTCAGTTTCAAGCCAATAATTATCAGGAAACGGCGCAAGATCGTGAAAAGTTGTGTGCTCTCGcttcggaggccaagacccgCTTTGATTATTAGTTATAAGACTAAGTATCTACTGTAGAGTCAATCCAGAGGTCGATA
The genomic region above belongs to Cydia splendana chromosome 13, ilCydSple1.2, whole genome shotgun sequence and contains:
- the LOC134796326 gene encoding rab9 effector protein with kelch motifs-like, producing MWSSVDGSGSAGAAPCARGKHSATLLGGYVYVLGGRGGGGSVPLRDFWRYCLATGEWERLACRGEPPPSLQEHSCTAHGNKLYVFGGEAGALGDTPLWVYDTELGSWRKLPGQPAPPGRRGPRARGGGAGPRGRRGHSAHALKDCLLVFGGYKDLRGSTNELWAFHYESESWHQVRTANAGPARHRHAAALHDARLYVHGGQSDLRACADLWHYDTMSRVWTAVRPARGSRGWPGARVGHAGLRAGAHLYIFGGEVDGHASNELWRFHFATETWERIVQSVNWPSPRVDCCALLVPGAPRRIRSAPAPTPVAPRPDPPASLLKELSRLSSIHMRRAARCSYSALGQDSTESLANSQLSKSHSSYVIERSSDAGPKEADEAERFRSDISREPISVPDFADMILPTPVLSPIEAAKLVYLDSDEEEDMKREIESMRRKDDVQMRRLDTPKVVAIPKSASVRFSKDVTTTEEEEGELSTSDYASAERVNRLSGASLGFCNPHYLGPDVRALAALTPDSGVGAGDIELHDLGERRARSAQRNGGDSQLHLLLVGGREPPHVARLQSPLSLWTYRLL